In one Culex quinquefasciatus strain JHB chromosome 2, VPISU_Cqui_1.0_pri_paternal, whole genome shotgun sequence genomic region, the following are encoded:
- the LOC6033216 gene encoding protein arginine N-methyltransferase 5 yields MTENSKAPTVCVSLYLDTVYELETAIEEAARSNFQSITIPMVHRRFEREFVEEPLKTAHQCFTRSDLLLTSGQWLNRVICRLSNNVDCDSADGDVRKQGEATMRQEISYAEHLVQTGYVMVRLKSGNCANLARVVGHGLKGILLAEVPMVDLKAAQATWRADVEEDVSVEDPWNWWNNFRSYVDHDTHVKVALEFTADIPKKEEIYRWLGEPVDAIVISSSIFLTNSNNYPVLSKAHQELLVLFHRTLGCHFILKANPEDKRLVHYSDYIKYILKANYVKDPMTGYDDLLEIPLQPLYDNLDSFTYEVFEKDPVKYILYQNAIEQALRDRVPTAELDTRTSIIMVVGGGRGPLVRATINASIKSKRKVKVYVIEKNPNAIVTLSALIRELWRDRNVELISTDMREFEPPEKADILVSELLGSFGDNELSPECLDGAQKHLKPDGISIPCKSTSYLNPVMTTKIYNQIRSLEKSPHAKDRIVTSRYMEGSYVAYLKNVYHIDAPQPLFEFVHPNPAPIIDNSRSACLTFKASLDCVMHGFTGYFDAVLYKDITISIHPYSHTRGLGSWFSMFFPMTEPVQIRRGDEIRVNFWRCVASHKVWYEWNMTAPRQSHIHNVQGRGMPIWK; encoded by the exons ATGACTGAGAACTCGAAGGCGCCGACGGTGTGCGTGTCGCTCTACCTGGACACGGTGTACGAGCTGGAGACCGCCATCGAGGAGGCGGCCCGGTCCAACTTTCAGTCGATTACGATTCCGATGGTGCACCGGCGGTTCGAGCGGGAGTTTGTGGAGGAACCGCTCAAGACGGCGCACCAGTGCTTCACGCGGTCCGACTTGCTGCTGACTTCCGGCCAGTGGTTGAACCGGGTTATTTGCCGGTTGAGCAACAATGTGGACTGCGATTCGGCGGACGGGGACGTGCGGAAGCAGGGGGAAGCGACGATGCGGCAGGAGATTTCCTACGCGGAACATTTGGTCCAGACGGGGTACGTGATGGTGCGGCTGAAGAGTGGGAATTGTGCCAACTTGGCGCGGGTGGTCGGTCACGGGTTGAAGGGGATTCTGCTGGCGGAAGTTCCGATGGTAGATTTGAAGGCGGCGCAGGCCACTTGGCGGGCGGATGTGGAGGAGGACGTGTCGGTTGAGGATCCGTGGAACTGGTGGAACAACTTCCGTTCGTACGTGGATCACGACACGCACGTGAAGGTAGCGTTGGAGTTTACCGCGGACATCCCCAAGAAGGAGGAGATCTATCGATGGCTTGGAGAACCGGTTGACGCGATCGTCATTTCGTCGAGTATTTTTCTGACCAATTCCAACAACTATCCGGTTCTCTCGAAGGCACATCAGGAGCTGTTGGTTCTGTTCCATCGAACCCTCGGTTGTCATTTCATCCTGAAGGCGAATCCGGAAGACAAACGCCTCGTCCACTACTCGGACTACATCAAGTACATCCTGAAAGCCAACTACGTGAAAGACCCAATGACCGGCTACGACGACCTGCTGGAAATCCCGCTCCAGCCTCTGTACGACAACCTGGACAGCTTCACGTacgaagtttttgaaaaagacCCCGTCAAATACATCCTGTACCAGAATGCCATCGAGCAAGCGTTGCGCGATCGCGTCCCCACCGCAGAACTGGATACGCGAACGTCCATCATCATGGTGGTCGGCGGAGGCCGGGGTCCGCTGGTTCGGGCCACCATCAACGCATCGATCAAGAGCAAACGCAAGGTCAAAGTGTACGTCATCGAGAAGAACCCGAACGCGATCGTTACGCTGAGCGCGTTGATCCGCGAGCTGTGGCGTGATCGTAACGTTGAGCTCATTTCGACCGATATGCGCGAGTTTGAGCCGCCGGAGAAGGCGGACATCCTCGTGTCGGAGCTGCTCGGGTCGTTTGGCGATAACGAGCTGTCGCCCGAGTGTTTGGACGGCGCCCAGAAGCATCTCAAGCCGGACGGGATCAGCATTCCTT GCAAATCAACCTCATACCTCAACCCGGTTATGACGACCAAGATCTACAACCAGATCCGCTCGCTGGAGAAGAGTCCCCACGCCAAGGACCGCATCGTCACGTCCCGCTACATGGAGGGTTCGTACGTGGCCTACCTGAAGAACGTGTACCACATCGACGCCCCCCAACCGCTGTTTGAATTTGTCCACCCAAACCCAGCGCCCATCATCGACAACAGCCGCTCGGCCTGTCTCACCTTCAAGGCGTCGCTGGACTGCGTGATGCACGGATTCACCGGCTATTTCGACGCGGTCCTGTACAAAGACATCACCATCAGCATCCACCCGTACTCGCACACGCGCGGGCTTGGCTCGTGGTTCTCGATGTTCTTCCCGATGACGGAACCGGTGCAGATTCGGCGCGGGGACGAAATTCGGGTGAACTTTTGGCGCTGCGTCGCGTCGCACAAGGTTTGGTACGAGTGGAACATGACGGCACCGCGGCAGAGTCACATTCACAACGTGCAGGGACGAGGGATGCCGATTTGGAAGTGA